In Halorubrum sp. PV6, a single window of DNA contains:
- a CDS encoding proteasome assembly chaperone family protein, whose amino-acid sequence MDDIEIDEVATPTLDDPVLIEGLPGVGHVGKLAAEHLLEEFDGELVRRVYTTEFPPQVSVDGDGVAELTCAEFHAVETDGADLLVLTGDHQAGSNAGHYTLTTTFLDIAEEFGATRAFALGGVPTGELVEEYTVLGAVSDGDLIEGLESAGVEFRPDEPAGGIVGVSGLVLGLGGRRGFDAACLMGETSGYLVDPKSARAVLEVLAARLEFDVGYESLEDRAEEMEEVVGKIREMQDGPAVPDDDLRYIG is encoded by the coding sequence ATGGACGACATCGAGATCGACGAGGTCGCGACGCCGACGCTCGACGACCCCGTGCTGATCGAGGGGCTGCCGGGCGTCGGGCACGTGGGGAAACTCGCGGCCGAACACTTACTGGAGGAGTTCGACGGCGAGCTTGTTCGGCGCGTCTACACCACCGAGTTCCCGCCGCAGGTGAGCGTCGACGGCGACGGCGTCGCGGAGCTGACCTGCGCCGAGTTCCACGCGGTCGAGACCGACGGCGCCGACCTGCTCGTGTTGACCGGCGACCACCAGGCCGGCTCGAACGCGGGCCACTACACGCTCACGACGACGTTCCTCGACATCGCCGAGGAGTTCGGCGCGACGCGGGCGTTCGCGCTCGGCGGCGTGCCGACCGGCGAACTCGTCGAGGAGTACACCGTCCTCGGCGCGGTCTCCGACGGCGACCTCATCGAGGGGTTGGAGTCGGCCGGCGTCGAGTTCCGCCCCGACGAGCCGGCCGGCGGTATCGTCGGCGTCTCCGGGCTCGTCCTCGGTCTCGGCGGTCGCCGCGGCTTCGACGCCGCCTGCCTCATGGGCGAGACGAGCGGCTACCTCGTGGACCCGAAGAGCGCCCGCGCCGTCCTCGAAGTGCTCGCGGCTCGCCTCGAGTTCGACGTGGGCTACGAGAGCCTGGAGGACCGCGCCGAGGAGATGGAAGAGGTCGTCGGGAAGATCCGCGAGATGCAGGACGGGCCGGCGGTCCCCGACGACGACCTCCGGTATATCGGGTGA
- the mce gene encoding methylmalonyl-CoA epimerase, translated as MRFDHVGVATRDAAGLTELFDGLLDAPVAHEETFDGMSVVFLELDDGGYFELLEPTEGGAIADYLDREGPGIHHVALATDDIAGALDRARDRGIDLVDETPRPGAWGHEVAFLHPRSTGGILVEFVEH; from the coding sequence ATGCGTTTCGACCACGTCGGCGTCGCGACCCGCGACGCCGCCGGCCTGACGGAGCTGTTCGACGGCCTGCTCGACGCGCCCGTCGCCCACGAGGAGACGTTCGACGGGATGTCGGTGGTCTTCCTCGAACTCGACGACGGCGGCTACTTCGAACTGTTAGAGCCGACGGAGGGCGGCGCCATCGCCGACTACCTCGACCGCGAGGGGCCGGGGATCCACCACGTCGCGCTCGCGACCGACGACATCGCCGGCGCGTTAGACCGGGCCCGTGACCGCGGTATCGACCTCGTCGACGAGACGCCTCGCCCCGGCGCGTGGGGCCACGAGGTGGCGTTCCTCCACCCGCGCTCGACCGGCGGGATCCTCGTCGAGTTCGTCGAGCACTGA
- a CDS encoding RNA-protein complex protein Nop10, producing MKSDIRVCANWETTHDRPVYALGDRCPECDGPTANSAPAPFSPEDPYGEYRRRARRRES from the coding sequence GTGAAATCCGACATCCGCGTCTGCGCGAACTGGGAGACGACCCACGACCGACCGGTGTACGCGCTCGGCGACCGCTGTCCGGAGTGCGACGGGCCGACGGCGAACAGCGCGCCGGCACCGTTCAGTCCTGAGGACCCCTACGGGGAGTACCGACGCCGGGCGCGTCGTCGAGAGTCGTAA
- a CDS encoding metallophosphoesterase, whose product MKVGLISDVHANLPALEAVLDDMPAVDRIVCAGDVIGYNPWPAECVERVRDAAVATVRGNHDRTVETPERYRANRMAEAGLEHAKASLSADQRAWLDGLPRAETFAGGRYLLVHSHPAAEREDAYVYPEEFPNLDRHMGEYDGIVLGHTHVQGTRAVAGGVVVNPGSVGQPRDGDPDAGYAVLDTQRDEVDLRRVAYDVDRVSEAVADAGLPERTAARLYKGE is encoded by the coding sequence ATGAAGGTGGGACTCATTTCGGACGTGCACGCGAACCTGCCCGCGCTCGAAGCCGTCCTCGACGACATGCCGGCGGTCGACCGGATCGTCTGTGCCGGCGACGTGATCGGGTACAATCCCTGGCCGGCCGAGTGCGTCGAACGCGTGCGCGACGCCGCCGTGGCGACCGTGCGGGGCAACCACGACCGGACCGTCGAAACGCCCGAGAGGTACCGGGCGAACCGCATGGCCGAGGCCGGCCTCGAACACGCGAAGGCGTCGCTGTCGGCCGACCAGCGCGCGTGGCTCGACGGGCTCCCCCGCGCCGAGACGTTCGCCGGCGGGCGGTACCTCCTCGTCCACTCCCACCCGGCGGCCGAGCGCGAGGACGCCTACGTCTACCCGGAGGAGTTCCCGAACCTGGACCGACACATGGGCGAGTACGACGGAATCGTCCTCGGGCACACCCACGTCCAGGGGACGCGCGCGGTCGCCGGCGGCGTCGTCGTCAATCCGGGGAGCGTCGGCCAGCCGCGCGACGGCGATCCGGACGCGGGGTACGCCGTCCTCGACACCCAACGCGACGAGGTCGACCTCCGCCGAGTCGCGTACGACGTCGACCGCGTGAGCGAGGCGGTCGCCGACGCCGGGCTCCCGGAGCGAACGGCCGCGAGGCTTTATAAAGGCGAGTGA
- a CDS encoding methylmalonyl-CoA mutase, whose amino-acid sequence MYDPEELDAIRDAKESWESGTYGETVDRFGERKESFTTDTGGQEVDPLYTPSDVADHDYREDLGNPGEEPYTRGVYSTMHRGRLWTMRQYAGMGTAAETNERFNYLIDQGSSGLSMAFDLPTQMGYDSDAAMAEGEVGRSGVAIDTLDDFETVFEGIPLDEVSTSMTINAPAAVLLAMYVAMGDEQGVPREQLRGTIQNDIMKEYIARNLYIYPPESSMRLITDIFEFCAAETPSFNTISISGYHIREAGSTAAQEIAFTLGNGIEYVQAAIDAGLDVDEFAPQLSFFFNAHNNIFEEAAKFRAARRMWAQIMEERFDAQNPKSKQLKFHTQTGGSTLTAQQIENNVVRVSYQALAAVLGGTQSLHTNGKDEALALPTEQSVRTALRTQQILAHESGAADTIDPLAGSYYVENLTDGIEEDAFEIIEEVDRRGGMLEAVKSQWVQRQIQDVAFERQREIEDGDRVIVGVNEFEVDEEPEMDLEEVDPEQEQNQRERLEGVKADRDGDAVDDALASLREAAQGSANVMPHIVDAVKAYATVQEISDVLREEFGEYKPGR is encoded by the coding sequence ATGTACGATCCTGAGGAACTGGACGCGATCAGAGACGCCAAGGAGTCGTGGGAGTCGGGGACCTACGGCGAGACCGTCGATCGCTTCGGCGAGCGCAAGGAGTCGTTCACCACCGACACGGGCGGCCAGGAGGTCGATCCGCTGTACACCCCCTCCGACGTCGCCGACCACGACTACCGCGAGGACCTGGGGAATCCGGGCGAGGAGCCGTACACGCGCGGCGTCTACTCGACGATGCACCGCGGCCGGCTCTGGACGATGCGACAGTACGCCGGCATGGGGACCGCCGCGGAGACGAACGAGCGGTTCAACTACCTCATCGATCAGGGCTCGTCCGGGCTCTCGATGGCGTTCGACCTCCCGACGCAGATGGGGTACGACTCCGACGCCGCGATGGCCGAGGGCGAGGTGGGGCGCTCCGGCGTCGCCATCGACACCTTAGACGACTTCGAGACCGTCTTCGAGGGAATTCCGCTCGACGAGGTCTCCACGTCGATGACGATCAACGCCCCCGCCGCCGTCCTGCTCGCGATGTACGTCGCAATGGGCGACGAGCAGGGCGTCCCCCGCGAACAGCTCCGCGGGACCATCCAAAACGACATCATGAAAGAGTACATCGCGCGGAACCTCTACATCTATCCGCCGGAGTCCTCGATGCGACTCATCACCGACATCTTCGAGTTCTGTGCCGCCGAGACCCCCAGTTTCAACACCATCTCCATCTCGGGGTACCACATCCGCGAGGCGGGGTCGACCGCGGCCCAGGAGATCGCCTTCACCCTCGGCAACGGGATCGAGTACGTGCAGGCCGCGATCGACGCCGGCCTCGACGTCGACGAGTTCGCCCCGCAGCTCTCCTTTTTCTTCAACGCGCACAACAACATCTTCGAGGAGGCCGCGAAGTTCCGCGCCGCCCGGCGGATGTGGGCGCAGATCATGGAAGAGCGGTTCGACGCGCAGAACCCGAAGTCGAAACAGCTCAAGTTCCACACCCAGACCGGCGGCTCCACGCTCACCGCCCAGCAGATCGAGAACAACGTCGTTCGCGTGTCGTATCAGGCGCTCGCGGCGGTCCTCGGCGGGACCCAGAGCCTCCACACGAACGGGAAAGACGAGGCGCTCGCGCTCCCGACGGAACAGTCCGTTCGCACCGCGCTCCGCACCCAGCAGATCCTCGCGCACGAGTCGGGCGCGGCCGACACGATCGACCCGCTCGCCGGCTCCTACTACGTCGAGAACCTGACCGACGGGATCGAGGAGGACGCCTTCGAGATCATCGAGGAGGTCGACCGCCGGGGCGGGATGCTAGAGGCCGTCAAGAGCCAGTGGGTCCAACGGCAGATCCAAGACGTCGCCTTCGAGCGCCAGCGCGAGATCGAGGATGGCGACCGGGTCATCGTCGGCGTCAACGAGTTTGAGGTCGACGAGGAGCCGGAGATGGACCTCGAAGAGGTCGACCCGGAACAGGAGCAGAACCAGCGCGAGCGGCTGGAAGGGGTCAAAGCCGACCGCGACGGCGACGCGGTCGACGACGCGCTCGCCTCGCTCCGCGAGGCCGCGCAGGGCTCGGCGAACGTGATGCCGCACATCGTCGACGCCGTGAAGGCGTACGCGACCGTCCAAGAGATATCCGACGTGCTCCGCGAGGAGTTCGGCGAGTACAAGCCCGGCCGGTGA
- a CDS encoding SDR family NAD(P)-dependent oxidoreductase yields MGTIDADFADETVVVTGGSSGIGRAVALGFGDAGATVINADVRATPKDVGAETPTHEAIEERGGAAAFVETDVSEPAQIETAIEAAREFGGVDVMVNNAGVHRSREFLDVTPEDFEFVHGVNLRGAFFGTQLAAKDMIDRGVEGAIVNTSSTTAERAEWDHSHYATTKGGIQMLTRSAALELDGHGIRVNAVAPGPIATEIREGWAEEASEIADTGGLPSRAGTPEDLPAAYLYLASEGAGYVTGETVWVDGGASL; encoded by the coding sequence ATGGGAACCATCGACGCCGACTTCGCCGACGAGACGGTCGTGGTCACGGGCGGGTCGAGCGGGATCGGTCGCGCGGTCGCGCTCGGGTTCGGCGACGCCGGGGCGACCGTGATCAACGCCGACGTGCGAGCGACGCCGAAAGACGTCGGCGCCGAGACGCCCACCCACGAGGCGATCGAGGAGCGCGGCGGGGCCGCCGCCTTCGTCGAGACCGACGTCTCCGAGCCGGCACAGATCGAGACGGCCATCGAGGCCGCCCGCGAGTTCGGCGGGGTCGACGTGATGGTGAACAACGCGGGGGTGCATCGCAGTCGCGAGTTCCTCGACGTCACGCCCGAGGACTTCGAGTTCGTCCACGGCGTCAACCTCAGGGGCGCGTTCTTCGGCACCCAACTGGCCGCGAAAGACATGATCGACCGCGGCGTCGAGGGTGCGATCGTGAACACGTCGTCGACGACGGCCGAGCGCGCGGAGTGGGACCACTCGCACTACGCGACGACGAAGGGCGGCATCCAGATGCTCACCCGCAGCGCGGCGCTCGAACTCGACGGGCACGGGATCCGAGTGAACGCGGTCGCGCCGGGACCGATCGCCACCGAAATTCGGGAGGGCTGGGCCGAGGAGGCGAGCGAAATCGCGGACACCGGCGGGCTCCCGTCTCGCGCTGGGACGCCCGAGGACCTCCCCGCTGCGTACCTCTATCTCGCCTCCGAGGGCGCGGGATACGTCACCGGCGAGACGGTGTGGGTCGACGGCGGCGCGAGTCTGTGA
- a CDS encoding 30S ribosomal protein S27e, whose product MAGSFHTVACGDCENEQIVFGKASSVVSCAVCGTTLATPTGGEAELHGEIVDTVEAR is encoded by the coding sequence ATGGCGGGAAGCTTCCACACCGTCGCCTGCGGCGACTGCGAGAACGAACAGATCGTCTTCGGCAAAGCCTCCTCCGTGGTCTCGTGTGCGGTCTGCGGCACGACGCTCGCGACCCCGACCGGCGGGGAGGCCGAGCTCCACGGCGAGATCGTCGACACCGTTGAGGCACGGTAA
- a CDS encoding 50S ribosomal protein L44e, which produces MEMPRRFNTYCPNCDSHQEHEVEKVRSGRATGMKRDARQRRRALATIGNAGGYSKVPGGDKPTKKTHLKYRCGDCGKAHMREGWRAGRLTFQE; this is translated from the coding sequence ATGGAAATGCCACGTCGTTTCAACACGTACTGTCCCAACTGTGACTCCCACCAGGAGCACGAAGTGGAGAAGGTTCGATCGGGCCGGGCGACCGGAATGAAACGCGACGCGCGGCAGCGACGCCGCGCCCTCGCGACCATCGGCAACGCCGGCGGGTACTCGAAGGTGCCCGGTGGCGACAAGCCGACGAAGAAGACCCACCTGAAGTACCGCTGCGGCGACTGCGGCAAGGCCCACATGCGCGAGGGCTGGCGCGCCGGCCGGCTCACGTTCCAGGAGTAA
- a CDS encoding formate/nitrite transporter family protein, which translates to MSDSQSDATEQMSSRNILGSLLESGLHEMNRERSGLLLSGLSAGLDIGFGPLMMAVVLTLSPGTFGDLTTELLLASVYSIGFMFVILGRSELFTEHTTLAVIPVLDRQASARQLARLWGLVYVGNIVGGVLFTLLVTLLMPELGVVDPQSFETIALKLVDHDLAWLFVGGVFAGWLMGLLAWLVTAARDTTARILLVLIVTGTIGLLHLPHSIAGNVEVLFGLVVSDAITMVDYVGFLALATVGNAFGGAVFVALLKYGHVVRGAN; encoded by the coding sequence GTGAGCGACTCACAATCCGACGCGACAGAGCAGATGTCGTCGCGGAACATCCTCGGTTCGCTGCTCGAGAGCGGGCTCCACGAGATGAACCGCGAGCGGTCCGGACTGCTGCTCTCGGGGCTGTCCGCGGGCCTCGACATCGGATTCGGACCGCTGATGATGGCGGTCGTGTTGACGCTCTCGCCGGGGACGTTCGGCGATCTCACGACCGAACTGCTGCTCGCCAGCGTCTACTCTATCGGCTTCATGTTCGTCATTCTCGGGCGCTCGGAGCTTTTCACCGAACACACGACGCTCGCGGTGATCCCGGTCCTCGACAGGCAGGCCTCGGCCCGCCAGCTCGCCCGGCTCTGGGGACTGGTGTACGTCGGGAACATCGTCGGCGGCGTGTTGTTCACGCTGCTCGTGACCCTGCTGATGCCGGAACTCGGCGTCGTGGACCCGCAGTCGTTCGAGACGATCGCGCTGAAACTCGTCGATCACGACCTCGCGTGGCTGTTCGTCGGCGGCGTCTTCGCCGGCTGGCTGATGGGGCTGTTGGCGTGGCTCGTGACGGCGGCCCGCGACACGACCGCCCGCATCCTGCTCGTGTTGATCGTCACCGGAACGATCGGGCTCTTACACCTCCCGCACTCCATCGCGGGCAACGTCGAGGTGCTGTTCGGGCTGGTCGTCTCGGACGCGATCACGATGGTCGATTACGTCGGGTTCCTCGCGTTGGCAACGGTCGGCAACGCCTTCGGCGGCGCGGTGTTCGTCGCCCTCTTAAAATACGGGCACGTCGTCCGCGGCGCGAACTGA
- a CDS encoding translation initiation factor IF-2 subunit alpha — protein MKYSGWPEPGELVVGDVDEIADFGVFVDLDEYEEKRGLCHISEVASGWIKNVRDHVREGQTVVAKVLDVDESSNQIDLSIKDVNEHQRKDKIQAWKNSQKADNWMLIALGEDVDDDRYTAVANALLAEYESLYDAFEAAAISGEEALDDIDIDDEALDAVVEAARDNVSVPYVDVTGYVDLESPAPDGVDDVREALSAAEGNGEVPDGVDLEVGYVGSPEYRIKVRAPDYKTAEDQLEAAAERAREAIEATGGTGAFHRERHEDDE, from the coding sequence ATGAAGTACAGCGGCTGGCCCGAACCCGGCGAACTGGTTGTCGGCGACGTCGACGAGATCGCCGACTTCGGCGTGTTCGTCGACCTCGACGAGTACGAGGAGAAACGCGGTCTCTGTCACATCAGCGAGGTCGCCTCCGGCTGGATCAAGAACGTCCGCGACCACGTCCGTGAGGGACAGACGGTCGTCGCGAAGGTGCTCGACGTCGACGAGTCGTCGAACCAGATCGATCTCTCGATCAAAGACGTCAACGAACACCAGCGCAAAGACAAGATCCAGGCCTGGAAGAACTCGCAGAAGGCCGACAACTGGATGCTGATCGCGCTCGGTGAGGACGTCGACGACGACCGCTACACCGCGGTCGCCAACGCGCTGCTCGCCGAGTACGAGTCCCTCTACGACGCCTTCGAGGCGGCCGCGATCAGCGGCGAGGAGGCGCTCGACGACATCGACATCGACGACGAGGCGCTCGACGCCGTCGTCGAGGCCGCCCGCGACAACGTCTCCGTCCCGTACGTCGACGTGACCGGCTACGTCGACTTAGAGTCCCCGGCCCCCGACGGCGTCGACGACGTGCGCGAGGCGCTCTCCGCGGCCGAGGGCAACGGCGAGGTCCCGGACGGCGTCGACCTCGAAGTCGGCTACGTCGGCTCGCCCGAGTACCGGATCAAGGTCCGCGCGCCCGACTACAAGACGGCCGAGGACCAGCTCGAGGCCGCAGCCGAACGCGCTCGCGAGGCCATCGAGGCCACGGGCGGCACCGGCGCGTTCCACCGCGAACGGCACGAAGACGACGAGTAA
- a CDS encoding NAD(P)/FAD-dependent oxidoreductase, which translates to MSSSETEYEVAVVGGGPAGLTTALYGARLGHETVLIDRGGGRAAMMADTHNVIGVTEEVSGNEFLATGREQVQSYGGTFERGFVTDIERTEDDRFRLSTSDTELVADRVVLATGFSDERPDPPLPRTGKGLHYCLHCDAYMFVDEPVYVMGHGEAAAHVAMIMLNMTDDVDILTRGAEPTWSEETAAQLDAHPVDIVTEDIAGVENDPDSGWLEALEFEDGTRREYRGGFPMYGSDYNTALAEGLGCDLTDGGEIDVDDHGRTSQAGVFAVGDITPGHNQVPVAMGQGAKAGLAIHKELREFPRSADEIERDGPVAADEVPAISPELMATAVAHEGHAGGPRSDASAEADAEPPAADDD; encoded by the coding sequence ATGAGTTCGTCCGAAACCGAGTACGAGGTCGCAGTCGTCGGCGGCGGACCGGCCGGGTTGACGACCGCCCTGTACGGGGCCCGACTGGGCCACGAAACGGTGCTCATCGATCGCGGCGGCGGGCGCGCGGCGATGATGGCCGACACCCACAACGTGATCGGCGTCACCGAGGAGGTGTCCGGCAACGAGTTCCTCGCGACCGGCCGCGAGCAGGTCCAGTCGTACGGCGGCACCTTCGAGCGCGGGTTCGTCACCGACATCGAGCGCACCGAGGACGACCGCTTCCGACTCTCGACGAGCGACACCGAACTGGTCGCCGACCGCGTCGTCCTTGCGACGGGATTCTCCGACGAGCGCCCGGACCCGCCGCTGCCCCGGACCGGCAAGGGGCTCCACTACTGTCTCCACTGTGACGCCTACATGTTCGTCGACGAGCCGGTGTACGTGATGGGCCACGGCGAGGCCGCCGCCCACGTCGCGATGATCATGCTGAACATGACCGACGACGTGGACATCCTGACTCGCGGCGCGGAGCCGACGTGGAGCGAAGAAACCGCCGCCCAACTCGACGCCCACCCGGTCGATATCGTCACCGAGGATATCGCGGGCGTCGAGAACGACCCCGACTCCGGCTGGCTCGAAGCGCTGGAGTTCGAAGACGGCACCCGCCGCGAGTACCGCGGCGGCTTCCCGATGTACGGCTCCGACTACAACACCGCGCTCGCGGAGGGGCTCGGCTGCGATCTGACCGACGGCGGCGAGATCGACGTCGACGACCACGGCCGCACCAGCCAGGCGGGCGTCTTCGCGGTCGGCGACATCACGCCCGGCCACAACCAGGTGCCGGTCGCGATGGGGCAGGGCGCGAAGGCGGGGCTCGCGATCCACAAGGAGCTCCGAGAGTTCCCGCGGTCCGCCGACGAGATCGAACGCGACGGCCCGGTCGCCGCCGACGAGGTGCCCGCCATCTCGCCGGAGCTCATGGCGACCGCGGTGGCTCACGAGGGCCACGCCGGCGGACCGCGATCCGATGCGAGCGCCGAAGCCGACGCGGAGCCGCCCGCGGCCGACGACGACTGA
- a CDS encoding DoxX family protein, which produces MSYQSSNPLVDEVEFALDGPWAAYWIAFLRVVTGWWFFHAGITKVIENGLSFTYGTAYMQGMTGTALGGIPVWMGNNLAWLIEPGVPLFETLIGLALIAGAFTRLAAFGGVIFMVLFWVGNAGFGHGLVNSDFMGLLLMMTMIMLSAGRYYGLDAVIEKLSFVEQHPKLRYLLG; this is translated from the coding sequence ATGTCATACCAATCGAGCAACCCCCTCGTCGACGAAGTGGAGTTCGCCCTGGACGGCCCGTGGGCGGCGTACTGGATCGCCTTCCTGCGTGTCGTCACCGGGTGGTGGTTCTTCCACGCCGGGATCACGAAGGTGATCGAGAACGGGCTGTCGTTCACCTACGGGACGGCATACATGCAGGGGATGACCGGCACCGCCCTGGGCGGGATTCCCGTCTGGATGGGGAACAACCTCGCGTGGCTCATCGAGCCGGGGGTGCCCCTCTTCGAGACGCTGATCGGGCTCGCGCTGATCGCGGGCGCGTTCACCCGGCTGGCCGCCTTCGGCGGGGTCATCTTCATGGTCCTGTTCTGGGTCGGCAACGCCGGCTTCGGTCACGGGCTGGTTAACAGCGACTTCATGGGTCTGCTGCTGATGATGACCATGATCATGCTCTCGGCCGGCCGGTACTACGGCCTCGACGCGGTCATCGAGAAGCTGTCGTTCGTCGAACAGCACCCGAAGCTCCGGTACCTGCTCGGTTAA
- a CDS encoding O-methyltransferase: MDVLSDPAERFLAATAPEHTATQAEMAELADEWGFPIIGPEAGAVLRLLARLTDARSVFEFGSGFGYSATWFLRGGAESVICTEFDESEAQRGVRFAADGGYADSVTFEVGDAMETVERYDGPFDIALIDHQKGRYVDAYRAVLPKVRTGGVIVADNVTRGPIDFGDLVAHFEDGAPLPDPEVDGETRGIGEYVGTVRSDDAVETAILPVGSGIAVSTKVA, encoded by the coding sequence ATGGACGTTCTCTCCGACCCGGCCGAGCGCTTCCTCGCCGCGACGGCGCCGGAACACACCGCGACGCAGGCGGAGATGGCCGAACTCGCCGACGAGTGGGGGTTCCCCATCATCGGCCCCGAAGCGGGGGCGGTGCTCCGGCTGCTCGCTCGGCTCACCGACGCCCGCAGCGTCTTCGAGTTCGGGTCCGGCTTCGGCTACTCCGCGACGTGGTTCCTGCGCGGCGGGGCCGAGTCGGTGATCTGCACGGAGTTCGACGAGTCGGAGGCCCAGCGCGGCGTCCGGTTCGCGGCCGACGGCGGCTACGCCGACAGCGTCACCTTCGAGGTGGGCGACGCGATGGAGACGGTCGAGCGCTACGACGGCCCCTTCGACATCGCGCTCATCGACCACCAGAAGGGCCGCTACGTCGACGCCTACCGCGCGGTCCTCCCGAAGGTCCGGACCGGCGGCGTGATCGTCGCCGACAACGTTACGCGGGGACCGATCGACTTCGGCGACCTCGTCGCGCACTTCGAGGACGGCGCGCCCCTCCCGGACCCCGAGGTCGACGGCGAAACGCGGGGGATCGGGGAGTACGTCGGCACCGTGCGCTCCGACGACGCGGTCGAGACGGCGATCCTCCCGGTCGGCTCCGGAATCGCGGTGTCGACGAAGGTGGCGTGA
- a CDS encoding cyclase family protein, producing the protein MFRDLSRPIETGMPTYPGDPAVTLAPDATHESDGYATSELRAGTHAGTHVDAPRHTLPEGETVDAADPGRYVFDAMLVDCRPLDPREPIEPAALPEPTRFDAEDAGEDAPDLLVLRTGWAARWGTDRYRDHPYLSAGAAARCRELGAGVGLDTFGPDPTPSASDAGGDEPAGTPAHDALLSDSLPIVENLCELDGLPERFRLYAFPLRLRDGDGSPVRAVAEWRADAPE; encoded by the coding sequence GTGTTCCGTGACCTCTCGCGCCCTATCGAAACGGGGATGCCGACGTACCCCGGCGACCCCGCGGTGACGCTCGCGCCCGACGCCACCCACGAGTCGGACGGGTACGCGACGAGCGAACTGCGGGCCGGCACCCACGCCGGAACGCACGTCGACGCGCCCCGCCACACCCTCCCCGAGGGCGAGACGGTCGACGCGGCCGACCCCGGACGCTACGTCTTCGACGCGATGCTGGTCGACTGCCGCCCGCTGGACCCGCGAGAGCCGATCGAGCCGGCGGCGCTCCCCGAACCTACCCGGTTCGACGCCGAGGACGCCGGCGAGGACGCGCCCGACCTCCTCGTGCTCCGAACCGGGTGGGCGGCCCGCTGGGGGACCGACCGCTACCGCGACCACCCGTACCTGAGCGCGGGCGCCGCGGCCCGCTGCCGCGAGCTGGGCGCCGGCGTCGGCCTCGACACGTTCGGACCCGACCCGACGCCGTCCGCGTCGGACGCTGGCGGCGACGAGCCCGCCGGCACGCCCGCTCACGACGCCCTGTTAAGCGACTCGCTGCCGATCGTCGAGAACCTGTGTGAACTCGACGGACTGCCCGAGCGGTTCCGGCTCTACGCGTTCCCGCTTCGGCTCCGCGACGGTGACGGGTCGCCGGTGCGAGCGGTCGCCGAGTGGCGCGCCGACGCCCCCGAGTAG